AGCGATTCGCGGGGAGCCGGAGCAGTCAGGCGACGAGGAGCGGTGGTGACCTGCCGCTATTCGCGCTTGGGCAGGGCTTTGCGTTTTTGGGAAGCCCGGTGTCGCTTGAGGTGGGTGGCGAGGACTTCTACCTGGAGATCAAGAACATCCTGAGCAAGGGCCTCGACCTCGGGGAGGGGAAGGTCGAGCGCGAGG
This sequence is a window from bacterium. Protein-coding genes within it:
- a CDS encoding DUF1016 domain-containing protein, giving the protein MSIAAAMGRPSANARAHYRGYTHETWRISLPAKRFAGSRSSQATRSGGDLPLFALGQGFAFLGSPVSLEVGGEDFYLEIKNILSKGLDLGEGKVEREVCESCGRSLLRVILSE